From a single Candidatus Bathyarchaeota archaeon genomic region:
- a CDS encoding ribosome biogenesis/translation initiation ATPase RLI, producing MRVAVVEEERCRPDKCDMVCVRFCPMVRSRREAIRVEGGRAYVAEPLCSGCGICVRKCPFQALKVVNLPDELGSDLIHRFGPNTFALYRLPTPRRGAVVGLLGRNGMGKTLALRILSGEVTPNLGSFSNPPSRDEILRSFAGLPLHDYLMDIYEKRMRAVYKPQYVDLIPKAVSGRVGEVLSRLDERGALKVMVEALELEGLLERSFDVLSGGELQRVAIAAAACREADVYLFDEPSSHLDIYQRMNAAKVIRTLTLEGKMVLVAEHDLAVLDYLSDDIFLFYGEPGVYGIVSKVHGVREGINIYIRGYIPDENIRFREAPIAFHVKPPTQPPARSRPLLRWSELRKSYGNFTLNVEPGEIGEGEVIGVLGKNGVGKTTFVKMLAGLETPDYGSVICGEVKMSYKPQYLTGTMEGRVEDILKGAAGRRYEENWFAAEVIEPLNLKRLLERGVEDLSGGELQRVAIARCLSTEADIYLLDEPSAYLDVEERLSMARAIRRITKMNGSTAIVVEHDIVAQDFIADRLMVFTGQSGLRGLGGRPQGLEEGMNTFLKEMGVTFRRDQDTKRPRVNKEGSKLDREQKREGRYYYV from the coding sequence TTGAGGGTCGCTGTAGTCGAGGAGGAGAGATGCAGGCCTGATAAGTGCGACATGGTCTGCGTCCGATTCTGCCCCATGGTCCGGAGCAGGAGGGAGGCTATAAGGGTGGAGGGGGGTAGGGCCTACGTGGCCGAGCCCCTCTGCAGCGGCTGCGGCATATGCGTCAGAAAATGCCCCTTCCAGGCCCTGAAGGTTGTGAACCTCCCCGACGAGCTGGGCTCCGACCTGATCCATAGGTTCGGCCCCAACACCTTCGCCCTATACAGGCTCCCCACACCCAGGAGAGGTGCGGTTGTGGGCCTCCTTGGAAGAAACGGGATGGGGAAGACCCTGGCATTGAGGATCCTCTCTGGAGAGGTTACTCCTAACCTAGGATCATTCTCAAACCCCCCAAGCAGGGATGAGATATTGAGGAGCTTCGCAGGGCTCCCCCTCCACGATTATCTCATGGATATATACGAGAAGAGGATGAGGGCGGTGTATAAGCCCCAGTACGTTGACCTCATCCCTAAGGCCGTCTCTGGAAGGGTCGGGGAGGTCCTCAGCAGGCTCGACGAGAGGGGAGCCCTCAAGGTGATGGTTGAGGCCCTTGAGCTAGAGGGGCTCCTAGAGAGGAGCTTCGACGTCCTCAGCGGAGGTGAGCTTCAACGAGTGGCCATAGCGGCTGCAGCCTGCAGGGAGGCCGATGTGTACCTCTTCGACGAGCCCTCAAGCCACTTGGACATCTACCAGCGGATGAACGCGGCCAAGGTTATCAGGACCCTAACATTGGAGGGGAAGATGGTACTCGTCGCGGAGCATGATCTAGCTGTTCTAGATTACCTCTCAGACGACATATTCCTCTTCTACGGCGAGCCGGGCGTCTACGGGATAGTCTCGAAGGTTCATGGGGTTAGGGAGGGAATAAACATCTACATCAGGGGCTACATACCTGACGAGAACATCCGCTTCAGGGAGGCCCCCATAGCCTTCCACGTGAAGCCTCCAACGCAGCCCCCGGCCAGATCGAGGCCCCTGCTGAGGTGGTCTGAGCTGAGGAAATCCTACGGGAATTTCACCCTCAACGTCGAACCTGGGGAGATAGGGGAGGGAGAGGTGATAGGGGTGCTGGGGAAGAACGGGGTTGGAAAGACGACCTTCGTGAAGATGCTTGCAGGGCTGGAGACCCCGGATTATGGCTCGGTTATCTGCGGAGAGGTGAAGATGAGCTATAAGCCTCAGTACCTCACGGGCACGATGGAGGGGAGGGTTGAAGACATTCTGAAGGGGGCTGCGGGGAGGAGATATGAGGAGAACTGGTTCGCTGCGGAGGTCATTGAGCCCCTAAACCTAAAGAGGCTTCTGGAGAGGGGTGTGGAGGACCTGAGCGGGGGGGAACTCCAGCGCGTGGCCATAGCCAGATGCCTCTCCACAGAGGCAGATATCTACCTCTTAGACGAGCCTAGCGCCTACCTAGATGTCGAGGAGCGCCTCTCCATGGCCCGGGCCATAAGGAGGATAACCAAGATGAACGGCTCCACAGCGATAGTCGTGGAGCACGACATAGTGGCCCAGGACTTCATAGCCGACAGGCTGATGGTATTCACTGGGCAGAGCGGCCTCAGGGGGCTGGGTGGAAGGCCCCAGGGACTCGAGGAGGGGATGAACACCTTCCTCAAGGAGATGGGGGTAACCTTCAGGAGAGACCAGGACACGAAGAGGCCTAGGGTAAACAAGGAAGGCTCGAAGCTCGACCGTGAGCAGAAGAGGGAGGGAAGATACTACTATGTCTGA